The nucleotide sequence GCCCGGCGTCGCCGCTGTCGTCGCCGACGCACGGTCGGCGCCCGTTGCCCCGGCGGCCTTCGACCGTGTGCTCGTCGACGCGCCATGCTCGGGCTTTGGTGCGCTGCGCCGGCGCCCTGACGCCCGCTGGCGCGTCGCGCCGGACGACGTCGACCGGCTGGCGGAGCTGCAGCGTCAGCTCCTCGAGAGCGCCGCCGGTTGCCTGCGCCCCGGCGGGACTCTCGTGTACAGCGTGTGCACGATGACGAACGCTGAGACTGGGGCGATCGACGAATGGCTGGCCGACCGGCATCCGGAGCTCGTGGCACTCGAGCGGCCCGGTGAGCCGTGGGCGGCACGGGGACGCGGCGCGCTGCTCCTTCCCCAGGCCGCCGGCACCGACGGCATGTACCTCCTGCGGCTCCGCTGGCGCCAGCCCTAGTCGCCGGTAGGCTCGATGGCGATGATCCGGATCGCTCCGTCAATCCTCGCGGCCGACTACGCGGCCCTGAGCGACGAGGTGGCGAGGCTGGGCGACGAGGTCGACTGGCTCCACGTCGACGTGATGGACGGCCATTTCGTGCCCAACCTCACCATCGGGCCACCGGTCGTGGCCGCGCTGCGGCGGCGCACGGAGCTCTTTTTCGACTGCCACCTGATGATGACCAACCCGGGCGACTTCCTCGAGGCCTTTCGGCAGGCGGGCGCCAACCACTGCACCGTGCATGTCGAGGCCGGCGACACCGAGTCGCTCATCGGCGAGATGCGCGCGCTCGGGCTCAGCGTCGGACTGGCCGTGAATCCCGAGACGCCGTTCGAGGCCTTCGCCAGCTATCTCGACCGGCTCGATCTCATCCTGCTGATGACGGTCCACCCCGGCTTCGGCGGGCAGTCCTTCATCTCCGAGGTGATGCCCAAGGTCGAGCGCACCCGAGCCGAGCTCGACCGCCGGCGCCTGGCCGTGGCCATCGAGGTGGACGGCGGCATCGAGTCCCACACCCTGCCGGTCGCTGCCCGCGCCGGGGCCGAGGTGTTCGCCGCCGGCACCGCCATCTTCGGTCAGGACGATCCCCAGGAGGCGGCCCGTCTCCTCCAGCGCGCCGCCGAGGGAGAGCACGAGCGAGCCGGCCGGTGAGCCGGCCGCTGACGGCGAAGGTGCTCACGGTCTCCGACGGCGTCGCTGCCGGCACGCGCGAAGACCGGTCGGGCCGAGCCCTCGCCGACCGACTGGCCGCCGCCGGCTTCGCGGTGACCGACCGCCGGGCGGTGGCCGACGGGGTCGAGCCGGTCTCCGACGCCCTGCGCCGCCTGGCGACGGACTTCGAGGGTCTCGTCGTCACCACGGGAGGGACGGGCTTCGCGGCGCGCGACCTGACCCCGGAGGGCACCCGGGCGGTGCTCGACCGTGACGCTCCCGGCCTGGCCGAGGCCATGCGACTGGTGAGCCCCCGCGGCCGCCTCTCGAGGGGAGTGGCCGGAACGCTCGGGCGCTGCATCGTGCTCAACACCCCCGGATCGCCGGCCGGGGCGGTCGAATGCGTGGACGCCGTGCTCGACACGCTGCCGCACGCCCTCGACCTTCTGGCCGGCCGTCCCACCGAACACTAGACTGAGCGGTCAAGAGACACGTCATGCGAGACGAAGCAGCCATGCGGCGGGCGGTCGAGCTGGCGGCTTCCGTCCGCACCCAGACCTCGCCCAACCCCTGGGTGGGGTGCGTGATCGTGTCCGGTGCCTCGAGCTTCGAGGGCGCCCACCAGGGCCCGGGCCAGGCCCACGCCGAGGCCGCAGCCCTGGCCGCGGCGGGGGAGGCGGCGCGGGGAGCGACCCTGTACTGCACCCTGGAGCCGTGCTCACACGTCGGTCGGACCGGGCCGTGCGCCGATGCCATCGTCGCTGCCGGAGTCTCCAGGGTGGTCGTGGGTGTCCTCGACCCTGATCCCCACGTCTCCGGCCAGGGGCTGGCCCGCCTGCGCCAGGCCGGGATCGACGTCGCGGTGGGGGTCGGGGCCGTCGCCGTCGAGGAACAGCTCGCCCCCTACCTCAGTCACCGCCGGACCGGCCGGCCCTGGGTGGTGCTGAAGCTGGCGGCGACCCTCGACGGGCGGGTGGCTGCGCCCGACGGCAGCAGCCGGTGGATCACCGGTCCCGAGGCCCGCGCCGACGCCCATCGACTCAGGTCAGAGAGCGACGCCGTCCTCGTGGGTGCCGGGACGGTGCGGGCCGACGACCCCGAGCTCACGGTGCGCCTGGAGACGGGCCCCCAGCCCGAGCGACAGCCGCTGCGCGTGGTGCTGGGGCGGGCGCCGGCGGACGCGAAGGTCCGTCCGGCGCTGGAGCTGACCGGCGACCTCGGCCAGGTGCTCGAGGATCTCGGTCGTCGGCAGATCCTCCAGGTTCTCGTCGAGGGAGGGCCGACGGTGGCCCACGACTTCCACGCCTCGGGGCTGGTCGACCGCTACGTCGTGTACGTGGCGCCCGCGCTCCTCGGCGGCTCGGACGGGCGCCCGGTGTTCGACGGTCCCGGTGCTCCCACGATCGGCGGGCTGTGGCGCGGGCGCCTGCGGTCGGTCGAGCGGCTCGGCGAGGACCTCCGCATCGAGCTCGCACCCCCCGGCAACCCGCCCGGCGCTCCCGCCGAGGCGGCCCTGGCCGGGGTCGAGGCGGGGGGGTAGGCGCGACGTGTTCACCGGCATCGTGGAGGAGCTCGGGCGGGTGCGGGAGCGAGATGGCGGGCGTCTGGTGTTCGAGGGCCCGCTCGTGTCCGAGGACGCCCGGGTGGGCGACTCGATCGCCGTCAACGGCTGCTGCCTCACCGTGACGGCGACGGGCGAGGGCTGGTGGACCGCAGACGCCGTCGAGGAGACGTTGTCCCGGACCAACCTCGATCGCCTCGCTCCCGGTGATCCGGTGAACCTCGAACGGCCGGTGCGGCTGTCGGACCGCCTGGGCGGCCACCTCGTCCAGGGACACGTGGACGCCGTCGGGACGATCCTGGAACCGGCCCCGGCGCTGCGCGTGAGCGCTCCTGCGGCCGTGCTCCGCTACGTGGTCGAGAAAGGATCGATCACCGTGGATGGGGTCAGCCTCACCGTGGTGGAGGTGACGGCGGACGGCTTCAGCGCCGCCATCGTGCCCCATACGGTTCGTGCCACGACGCTCGGGCACAGGAGGCCCGGTGAGCCCGTGAACCTCGAGATCGACGTGATCGCCAAGTACACCGAGCGCCTGCTGGCGGGCGGCGCGACCACGGCCGGCCCGGGAGGGCGGCCCTATTGTCCAGCCGAGCGGGGAGGTCCCTGACATGCCCATGGCCCGGATCGACGACGCCATCGCCGCGATCGGTCGCGGCGACATGGTCGTCGCGGTCGACGACGAAGATCGGGAGAACGAGGGCGACCTCATCATGGCGGCCGAGGCGGTCACGCCCGAGAAGATCGCCTTCTTCCTGGCCCACACGTCGGGCCTCATCTGCGTCCCCATGACCGGTGATCGTCTCGATCAGCTCGACCTGCCGCTGATGGTGACCTCCAACACCGAGTCGCAGCGAACCGCCTTCACCGTCACCGTCGACTACCGCCACGGCACCACCACGGGCATCTCGGCAGCCGACCGGGCGGCCACCATCAAGGCGCTGATCGACCCCGGCACCCGGCCTGGCGACATGGCCCGTCCGGGCCACATCCTGCCCCTGCGCTACCGACCGGGAGGCGTGCTCAAGCGCGCCGGTCA is from Acidimicrobiales bacterium and encodes:
- a CDS encoding MogA/MoaB family molybdenum cofactor biosynthesis protein — translated: MSRPLTAKVLTVSDGVAAGTREDRSGRALADRLAAAGFAVTDRRAVADGVEPVSDALRRLATDFEGLVVTTGGTGFAARDLTPEGTRAVLDRDAPGLAEAMRLVSPRGRLSRGVAGTLGRCIVLNTPGSPAGAVECVDAVLDTLPHALDLLAGRPTEH
- a CDS encoding riboflavin synthase, whose amino-acid sequence is MFTGIVEELGRVRERDGGRLVFEGPLVSEDARVGDSIAVNGCCLTVTATGEGWWTADAVEETLSRTNLDRLAPGDPVNLERPVRLSDRLGGHLVQGHVDAVGTILEPAPALRVSAPAAVLRYVVEKGSITVDGVSLTVVEVTADGFSAAIVPHTVRATTLGHRRPGEPVNLEIDVIAKYTERLLAGGATTAGPGGRPYCPAERGGP
- the rpe gene encoding ribulose-phosphate 3-epimerase, whose translation is MIRIAPSILAADYAALSDEVARLGDEVDWLHVDVMDGHFVPNLTIGPPVVAALRRRTELFFDCHLMMTNPGDFLEAFRQAGANHCTVHVEAGDTESLIGEMRALGLSVGLAVNPETPFEAFASYLDRLDLILLMTVHPGFGGQSFISEVMPKVERTRAELDRRRLAVAIEVDGGIESHTLPVAARAGAEVFAAGTAIFGQDDPQEAARLLQRAAEGEHERAGR
- the ribD gene encoding bifunctional diaminohydroxyphosphoribosylaminopyrimidine deaminase/5-amino-6-(5-phosphoribosylamino)uracil reductase RibD, translating into MRDEAAMRRAVELAASVRTQTSPNPWVGCVIVSGASSFEGAHQGPGQAHAEAAALAAAGEAARGATLYCTLEPCSHVGRTGPCADAIVAAGVSRVVVGVLDPDPHVSGQGLARLRQAGIDVAVGVGAVAVEEQLAPYLSHRRTGRPWVVLKLAATLDGRVAAPDGSSRWITGPEARADAHRLRSESDAVLVGAGTVRADDPELTVRLETGPQPERQPLRVVLGRAPADAKVRPALELTGDLGQVLEDLGRRQILQVLVEGGPTVAHDFHASGLVDRYVVYVAPALLGGSDGRPVFDGPGAPTIGGLWRGRLRSVERLGEDLRIELAPPGNPPGAPAEAALAGVEAGG